From the genome of Mustela lutreola isolate mMusLut2 chromosome 16, mMusLut2.pri, whole genome shotgun sequence, one region includes:
- the RABAC1 gene encoding prenylated Rab acceptor protein 1, giving the protein MATEKDPQKDSEPEGLSATTLLPKLIPSGAGREWLERRRATIRPWGSFVDQRRFSRPRNLGELCQRLVRNVEYYQSNYVFVFLGLILYCVVTSPMLLVALAVFFGACYILYLRTLQSKFVLFGREVTPAHQYALAGGVSFPFFWLAGAGSAVFWVLGATLVVIGSHAAFHQTEAVDGEELQMEPV; this is encoded by the exons ATGGCGACCGAGAAGGACCCGCAGAAGGATTCCGAGCCGGAAGGGCTGAGCGCCAC GACCCTGCTGCCGAAACTGATCCCGTCCGGCGCCGGCCGTGAGTGGCTGGAGCGGCGCCGCGCGACCATCCGGCCCTGGGGCTCCTTCGTGGACCAGCGGCGCTTCTCGCGGCCCCGCAACCTGGGCGAGCTGTGCCAGCGCCTGGTTCGCAACGTGGAGTACTACCAGAGCAACTACGTGTTCGTGTTCTTGGGCCTCATCCTCTACTGTGT GGTGACGTCCCCCATGCTGCTGGTGGCTCTGGCAGTTTTCTTTGGCGCCTGCTACATCCTCTATCTGCGCACGTTGCAGTCCAAGTTTGTGCTTTTTG GCCGAGAGGTGACCCCAGCCCATCAGTACGCTCTGGCTGGGGgtgtctccttccccttcttctggCTGGCCGGCGCAGGTTCTGCCGTCTTCTGGGTCCTGG GAGCCACCCTCGTGGTGATTGGCTCCCACGCCGCCTTCCACCAGACTGAGGCTGTGGATGGGGAAGAGCTGCAGATGGAGCCTGTGTGA